One genomic window of Leptotrichia shahii includes the following:
- a CDS encoding ABC transporter substrate-binding protein/permease: MRKRALVLVSLVLTILIFFTACEKKDTKNQNVKTGKKYIIAVDLIYPPFSFKENNLDKGIDVDLMKAVAKTQGFEVEIQPMDFGGIIPAMESGQIDGAIAGANITEERKKVVDFSDPYYDTGIVAIVHKDNNTIKTGKDLVGKRLAVKSGTAGERYVQENLKGKSEVRIYDDTVSMLKAVENKQADAGFEDLPVVLYTLNQDPDTQLKVGTGKLTNVGNGFMVKKGTHKELLEEFNKGLKTLRQNGEYQKIVDRYTKGGKTVEKGGIAGVIDSYKGILTGYGLKFLRGLAVTIYITVVSLFFATLIGLGIGYLNFVPTDKKGFHSKMVKVSQFLGKEYIDLIRGTPLMVQTIFFYFGVVPLLPKLLKLTFHLSSEPGMLSPEISGIIIIALNAGAFLAEIFRGGIQAIDKGQMEAARSLGLSFNKSMTKVILPQAIKNMIPAILNQFISSLKDTSLLVVIGVADLMKEGQVAYKTNFKTFETMLIVAAIYYIVIKLLSKLFKKVEDKLKV; encoded by the coding sequence ATGAGAAAGAGGGCATTAGTTTTAGTGTCGCTAGTATTGACAATTTTAATATTTTTTACAGCTTGTGAAAAAAAAGATACAAAAAATCAAAATGTGAAGACAGGAAAAAAATATATTATTGCAGTAGATTTGATTTATCCGCCGTTTTCTTTTAAGGAGAACAATTTGGATAAGGGAATTGATGTGGATTTGATGAAGGCGGTGGCAAAAACGCAAGGATTTGAAGTGGAAATTCAGCCGATGGATTTTGGAGGAATTATTCCTGCGATGGAATCTGGGCAAATTGATGGTGCGATTGCGGGAGCGAATATTACCGAGGAGAGAAAAAAGGTTGTAGATTTTTCTGATCCATATTATGATACAGGAATTGTTGCGATAGTTCATAAAGATAATAATACGATAAAAACTGGAAAAGATTTGGTTGGAAAAAGACTGGCAGTTAAAAGTGGAACTGCAGGGGAAAGATATGTTCAAGAAAATTTGAAGGGAAAATCTGAGGTAAGAATTTATGATGACACAGTTTCAATGTTAAAAGCGGTTGAAAATAAACAGGCTGATGCGGGATTTGAAGATTTACCGGTAGTTTTGTACACTTTGAATCAAGATCCAGATACGCAGTTAAAAGTTGGAACTGGAAAGTTGACAAATGTTGGAAATGGATTTATGGTAAAAAAGGGAACTCACAAAGAGTTGCTGGAAGAGTTTAACAAAGGTTTGAAGACTTTAAGACAAAATGGTGAATATCAAAAAATTGTGGATAGATACACTAAAGGTGGAAAAACTGTGGAAAAAGGTGGAATTGCTGGAGTTATTGATTCCTACAAGGGAATTTTGACTGGTTACGGACTAAAGTTTTTAAGAGGACTTGCAGTTACCATTTATATCACAGTTGTTTCGTTATTTTTTGCAACATTGATTGGTTTAGGGATAGGATATTTAAATTTTGTGCCGACGGATAAAAAAGGTTTTCACTCGAAAATGGTAAAAGTTTCGCAATTTTTAGGAAAAGAATATATTGATTTAATAAGAGGAACGCCACTTATGGTTCAGACAATATTCTTTTATTTCGGAGTTGTGCCGCTGCTTCCAAAACTTTTAAAATTGACATTTCATTTGAGTAGTGAGCCAGGAATGCTTTCTCCTGAAATTTCAGGGATAATTATAATCGCACTAAATGCTGGAGCATTTTTAGCTGAAATTTTTAGAGGCGGAATACAGGCGATTGACAAAGGACAAATGGAGGCGGCTAGAAGTTTGGGGCTTTCTTTTAACAAGTCTATGACTAAAGTAATTTTGCCACAGGCTATAAAAAATATGATTCCTGCCATTTTAAATCAGTTTATAAGTTCACTAAAAGATACTTCCTTATTAGTTGTAATTGGAGTGGCAGATTTGATGAAGGAAGGGCAAGTTGCTTATAAAACTAATTTTAAAACATTTGAAACGATGCTTATAGTTGCGGCAATTTACTATATAGTAATTAAATTATTGTCTAAATTGTTCAAGAAAGTGGAGGATAAGTTAAAAGTATGA